The Streptomyces sp. NBC_01276 genome includes the window GGTGGTCGCGTGCAGGGCGGCGCGACCCTCGTGCAGCAGGACCTCTCCGGCGCCGGTCAGCGAGACGCCGCGGCGGTTGCGGTCCAGCAGCGAGACGCCGAGGCGCCGTTCGAGCTGCTGGACCGCCCGGGACAGCGGTGGCTGGGCGATGCCGAGCCGCTCCGCGGCGCGGCCGAAGTGCAGTTCCTCGGCGACGGCCACGAAGTACCTCAGCTCGCGGGTCTCCAGGGTGTCCATGCCCGGAGCGTACTCCCCAGTGATACCCCACGAGTATCACTGGACGCCTTATCGGTATTGGTCGCGTCGCCGTCGCTGAGTGAGCATCAATGTCGTGAGCGAAACGAAGATTGCGCTGGTTACCGGCGCGAACAAGGGAATCGGGTACGAGATCGCGACCGGTCTGGGTGCCCTCGGATACCGCGTGGGCGTGGGAGCCCGGGACGAGGCCCGGCTGGAGGCCGCCGTGGAGAAGCTGCGCGCCGCCGGGGTGGACGCGTTCGGGGTGCCGCTGGAGGTGACCAGCGACCACAGTGTCACCGATGCCGCGGGACTGATCGAACGGCAGGCCGGGCGCCTGGACGTCCTGGTCAACAACGCCGGGATCTCGGGAGAGTCCGGCCCGGGGTGGGTGCAGGACCCGACCGCGCTCGACCTCGACGTGGTCCGCACGGTCGTGGAGACCAACGTCCTCGGCGTCATCCGCGTGACCAACGCGATGCTGCCACTGCTGCGGCGCTCCACGTCGCCGCGCATCGTCAACGTCTCCAGCGGCGTCGCCTCCCTGACCCGGCAGGCGGACCCGAACATCGAGATCGGCCCCATCATGGCGGCCTACGCGCCGTCGAAGTCGTACCTCAACGCCATCACCGTGCAGTACGCCCGGCAGTTCGCCGGGACGGACATCCTGATCAACGCCGCCTGCCCGGGCCTGGTCGCGACCGACTTCACCGGCTTCCACGGATCCCGCACCCCCGAGCAGGGCGCAGCCATCGCGATCCGGCTCGCCACGCTTCCCGACGACGGCCCGACCGGTTCGTTCTTCGAAGACGACGGCGCCATCCCCTGGTGACCTGCGGACGCCGACGCCCGGCCACCGGGTACGAGGAACGGCCTCACGTGCCGGGTGCGCCCGCATCCCCTCCGGATCTCTCCAGCCGGGCCGCGCTGTTCAGGCGGCCCGGCTGAGACCGGCGGTGGTGAGGTCCTGCTCGCGCGGCGGGGTGAAGTAGACGTCGGGCTTCGGGCCGTAGGCGTCGGTGGCCCGCTCCTCATGCCCGGCCCGCTGGCAGTCGTCAGGGCCGGGTCGTCCCGGCTTCGGTGCCGTGGCCGAGGAGGGCGGCGCCGCGGCGGGGAACGGGCCCGGCGGTCGCGGGCAGGGCCGGACCGGGACGCGTACGGCCGGCAGCGGAGGAGGCGCGGGGAGCGAGAGCGGCCCGGCCGATGGGGCGGGCGGTCGCCGTCAGCAGCCGGACCGCCCGCCGCGGAGGCAGGTGCGAGCCCGGCCGCCTGCCCGCCCGTGCGGCCGGGAACGGCACGAGGAGGGGGAGCCGGGCGATGTGGATCACGCCGGGTCCCCTTCCCCGTCGAGCAGGGCGCGGAGCAGGCGCTCGTCCTCGCCGCTCAGCTGTGAGACGAAGCGGCTCAGTACGGCCCCGCGGTCCCGGTCCTTCGCCAGTTCGGCGTGCATGCGCCGGGCGGTGAGGCCGGAGGCGTCCTCGGTCGGAACGTAGACGAACCCGCGGCCGGACCGCTTGCGGGTCACAGCGCCCTTCTCGTACAGGCGGGACAGGACCGTCGTCACGGTCGTGCGGGCGAGGGACCCGCCCATCATCTCCTGGACCCGGCCCGGGGACAGCGGGCCGTCCGCCGCCCAGAGCGCCGCCGGCACGCCGGCCTCCAGCTCGCCGGCGGCGCGCCGCTCCGGGTTCCTGTCGCCCATGGGCGCGCTGCTCCAGACACCGATCGTCTACAGTTCTGTAGACCGTCTATGGAACTGTAGCCGCCAGTCGGCAGGGCGTCGTACCGGATCCTGTTCCTCTCACCCCATGGGAGCTGTTGACATGACCTCGCCCGCTCTCGCCGCGGCGCCGCAGGCGCTCGGCCCGCGCGCGCCCGGCCCGCAGCCGGGCCCGCAGGCCGACAACCTGCTGGACGCCGGTTCCCTCCTGTCGGCCTTCGGTGCCCTCGGCGTCGCGGTCGTCCTCATCTCGCTCGCCCCGCTCGCCCCGCTCGCCGTGGAAGTCATCCGTCGGCGGAGTCCCCGCACTTCGAACGGAGGCTCGCGTTGAGCCTGCTCGCCCTGGACGGCCCCGCCGTCGACGGACACCTGTACACCTGGATCACCGGCCTCGCCCAGCGGGCCCCCGGCTGGCTCGACGGGCTGGTCACCGCCTGGTCCGACTACGGCCTCGCCCTCTTCGCCGTACTGATGGCGGCCGCCTGGTGGCGCGCCCGGGCGGCGGCCGACCCGGCGAGGACCGCCACGGCGCTGGCAGCGCCCCTCGTCGTGGTCATCGCCTTCCTCGCCGACACCGGCATCAAATCGCTCTTCCGGGAGCAGCGGCCCTGCCGGACCCTGCACGCGGTCACGCTGGAGGCCTGCCCGCCCCTGGGTGACTGGTCGTTCCCCAGTAACCACGCCGCCATCGCCGCCGCGGCGGCCGCGGCCCTCTGGGTCACGGACCGCCGGCTCGCGGCGATCGCGCTGCCGGCCGCACTGCTGATGGCCTTCTCCCGGGTCTGGGTGGGCGCCCACTACCCCCACGACGCCGTCATCGGCCTGGTCGTCGGGGCGGTGGTCGCCTGGCTGCTGACCCGTACGGCCCGCCGCGCGACCCCCCTCGTACAGCGGCTGCGCAGCTCGCCGCTCAGGCCGCTGGTCGCCCCCCGGTGAGGGTCCCCGCCGTGCGGAGCGCCACCCGCTGGGGCCTGGCCGCAGTGCTGTGCGCCGTCCTGTTCGCCGTGCTGACCGCTCTGGTCGCAGCCCGCCACGGCAGCCCGTACCCACTCGACGAGAGCGTGCACCGCTGGTCGGTACAGCACCGTCCTGCCGCCGCGGTCGCCTTCGCGCGAGCCGTCACCACGACCGGGACCGGCCCCGTCCCGTACTTGTGTGCCGTGACCGCGGGGCTCGTCGCGGGCTGGGGCCGGGGCGTCCGAGGCCGGCTGCTGACGGCCGCGGGCGCGCTCGGGTTCCTGCTCCTCGTCCAGGGCATGCGCTACGCCGTCCTGTACGGGGTGGCCCGGCCGCGTCCGCCCGTTGCCGACCGGGTGACGCACGCGTCCGGCTTCTCCTTCCCCTCCGGCCACACCACCACCTCGGCGCTCGTGGCCGGCCTGCTGGCCTGGGCGGTGTGGCGCACGGCCTCGCCCGCCGCCGCCCGGCTCGGCTGGGTCCTGCTCGCCTGCTGGGCCGTCACGGTCGGCCTGACCCGCGTCTACCTCGGCGTGCACTGGCCCACCGATGTCCTCGGCGGCTGGCTCTACGCCCTCACCTGGCTCGCCGCGGCCATGGCCGTGGACGCCGGGGTCGGACGGGGCCGGGCGTGATCGCCGTCCATGTGGTGGCGGCCTGGACCGGGCCGTCGCCGTCGCCGTCGTCGCCTGCCCCGCCGCTGGAACTCGTGCTGCTCTGCGCCGGTTTCCAGGTGCCGCCGACGGCCCTAGCCCGGGTGGCGGTGAGCCGAGCAGTCTCGTCTGCAGTCGTGTAGACATCGGTTCGGGTGGCCGCCCGGCTCCGGGGTGCCCGGTGGCCGACGCCTGCCCGCACACCGGCATCAGCGGCACGGCGCCCCATCGGCGCCGGGAGGGCGGACGTCGATGGCAAGGGCAGAGGCGGACAGCAGGACAGCGGCACGGCGGAACCCGCGCGTGCCCGAGCAGGGGAGTCCCACCACGCGCGACGGGCTCGGGTGGGGGACCGGCGCGGTCAGCCTCGCCCTGGTGGTCCCGATCGCCGCGCTCGTCGGATACCTCCAGGTGAGCCGCGCCGACACGCCCGCGCCGCCGACTCCCGCCGCCCGGGCCGCCTGAGCCGCGCGGGGGCGCGCACCAGCCGGTACCGGCCATGGCTGCGGCGCGCACGGCAACACGTCGGCCGGCCACCGGCGGCGACTCCGCGATCCGCCGGGTCAAGGGCGCCCGGCGACGAACCAGCGGGCCGGGAGTTCCACCGGCGAGCCGTCGGGGCGGGTCTCGCTCATGGCGAGGGCGGTCGTGCCCTCGTCGAGGACCGTGAGGCCTGCTGCGCGCAGCAGGGCGGCGACTTCGCCCTCGGCGACCTCGCCGGGGCGCAGGTCGTGTTCCTTGACGCGGCGCAGCTTGGGCGAGGGGCCGCCGGGCCGGGCGGCGATGGCGGCGATGACGTCCTTGGCCTCGCCGGTCGGTTCCAGGACGAGGGCGCGGCCGTGCGCGCCGACCAGCCGGGCGACCGCGGCGGCCACCGCGGGGCGGTCCTCCGGGTCGCTCTGGTGCAGGACGGCCCGCATGTAGACGTTGGTGTCGCCGAGGCGCTCGTGCAGGTCGCCGGCCTGGACCGGGTCGGCGAGGTTGAGCTGTTCGTACGCGGCCGCGCCGTCCGGGTCGGCGCGGCGGGCGTGGGCGACGGCGGCGGCGGAGAGGTCGACTCCGACGGCGCCGGCGAAGCGGGTGGCGAGGAAACGGGTCTGGGTGCCGTTGCCGCACCCGAGGTCGGCGACCGGGAGGGAGTGGTCGGCGTACGGGGCGAGGTGGTCGAGGTCGCGCCGCGCCGTCAGGGCCGGGTCCGCGTCCCAGAAGGGTTCGCCCGGTTCACCGGAGCTCTGCTCCCAGAAGCCGTCCCAAGAGGCGCGGTAGCGGTCGGACACGGTCATGGGGGGCTCCTCGCGGTGTGCGGTGTGCGGCCTGCGTGTTCGGTGTGAGGCGGGTGGCGCATCGCGTTCCGCCGTGCCTGCTGGCTACCCGGCAGGCGACCGCCCCAGCCTCGCGGGGATGTTCGAGAGGGCGGTCGCGCCGCCCGCGCCGCGCGTCCGGAGGACCATGCATCGACCGGCGCCATCACGGATTCGCTACGTGCCGTCATCGGTCCGAGCCGGTGTGGCAGGCGGGGGCCGTGCCCGCCACACCGGCTTCACGGACGGTCAGCCGTTGCCGTTGCCGTTGCCGTTGCCTGCGCGGCTGCGCTCGCGCAGTGAGATGCGGTTGCCGTCCGGGTCCGCCGTCTCGATGCGGACGCCGAATCCGTAGTCCTCCGGCTCCGGCTGGTCGAAGGTCACACCACGGTCGCGGAACACCTTGAAGTCCGCCCGCAGGTCGTCCGACTCCAGGATGACCGGGCCCGGCGTGGCGCCCGGTACCGGCTCGGCCGGCTGCCCCGCCGCCGCACTGTGCGTCCACAGGAGGATCTCCACGGGGCTGCCGGGGACGCCCACGGTGAGGAAACGCCCGCCGGGGTTGGGGAAGTCGATGCGCTTCTCCAGGCCCAGCTGCTCCGTGTAGAACCTCAGCGCGCGGTCCTGATCGGTGACGTAGAGCGTCACGTACATGACGTTGGTCAGCATGGTGTGTCCTTCCATCTGTCGGTCAGCGGTACCTCACTGACGGATCCCGGCAGGGGAATGTGACAGACGGCCGGAGAAAGTCTTTCCGCCCGGCACCGCAGGCGGCCGGCTCCTGGGCCATCGCGACGCGCCACGGCGGTGAGTATGTCCAGGCGCCGCTCCGGGCGTTGGCCTTGCGCCGTGCACCCGGGTGAGCGGCCTGGTTCGGAGGGCATTTCGGCTCATCGATAGCCTGAGTCCCATGATGCGCGCTTGGATCCTGCCGATGCTGCTCGTGCTCTGCGGCTCAGTCGTCGCGACTGGCCTGATCGCCAAGGGGGACCCCGGCACGGCCGCAGCACTCCTGCCGGGGTTCCTGGTGCTCGCAGGCATGAACTCGCCCTTGATCTTCCCGAGGTCGATCGGTGCGCGGGAGGCGCAACGCCGCAGCGCCGCCGACGGCCGGCCGGTCGTCTTCTGGCGTCCGGGCTGCAAGTACTGCATACGACTGCGCATCCGGCTGGGCCGCAGCGCCCGCCGGCTGCACTGGGTCGACATCTGGAGCGACCCGGCGGGAGCCGCAGCGGTGAGGGCGGCCAACGACGGCAACGAGACCGTGCCGACGGTCTTCGTGGCGGGTCGGCCGCACACCAACCCCGAACCCGAATGGGTGCGGGAGCAGCTCGCCCCTACTGTGTGAGCGGATACCGCGCCCCACCGGCGAGCCGTGGCCCGACCGGCGGCTCAGCCGCGCTGCGCGCGGATGAGGTCGCGGTACCAGGCGAAGGACGCCTTCGGGGTGCGGACCTGGGTGTCATGGTCGACGTGGACCAGACCGAAGCGCTGATGGAAGCCCTCTGCCCATTCGAAGTTGTCCATCAGGGTCCAGGTGAAGTAGCCGCGGACGTCCACGCCCTGCGCCACGGCGGTGTCGATGGCCCGGAGATGGGAGTCCAGGTAGTCGATGCGGTCGAGGTCGGGGACGGTGCCGTCGGCGGTGACCACGTCCTCGACCGAACAGCCGTTCTCCGTGATGTAGACCGGAGGGAGGTCCGGGTAGCGCTCCTTGAGGCCGACGAGCAGTTCCCGTAGGCCGTCGGGGACCACGGGCCAGTCGAAGGCGGTGCGGCGGTAGCCCTCGATGGGAGCCTCTTCGAACGGCAGGCCCTCGGACGTCGGGGCCTGGATCCGCGTCGGGTTGTAGTAGTTGATGCCCAGCGCGTCCAGCGGGGCCGAGATCAGGTCGAGGTCGCCGTCCCGGACGGAGCCGCCGAGGGTGGCGTCCGCGCCGTAGGCGGACAGGTCGGGGTAGGTGCCCGTGAGGAGCGGGTCGTTGAACAGGCGGTTGTGGAGGTTGTCGTAGGCCTGCGCGGCGGCCCGGTCGGCGGGGGCGTCCGAGGCGGCCCAGACCGGGGTGCAGTTGTTCGCGATCATCACATGGAGGCCGCGTGCCCGCAGCTCCCGCAGCGCGAGGCCGTGGCCGAGCAGTTGGTGGTGGACGACCGGCAGGCAGTCCAGGAACAGGGCGCGGCCCGGCGCGTGGACGCCGAGGCCGTAGCCCCAGACCGCGTGGATGAACGGCTCGTTGAGCGTGATCCACTTCTGGACGCGGTCGCCCAGCCGGTCGGCCACGACGGCCGCGTACTCGGCGAAGCGGTACGCGGTGTCGCGGTTCAGCCAGCCGCCCTCGTCCTCCAGGCCCTGCGGGAGGTCCCAGTGGAACAGTGTCGGGACGGGCTCGACGCCGCGTGCGAGCAGGCCGTCGACCAGCCGGTCGTAGAAGTCCAGGCCCCGGAGGTTGACCTCGCCGCTGCCGGTCGGCCGGATCCTGGGCCAGGCGATGGAGAAGCGGTAGCCGGTGAGGCCCGCGTCGGCCATCAGCGCCAGGTCCTCCTCGTACCGGTGGTAGTGGTCGCAGGCCACGTCACCGGTGTGCCCGTCGCGGACCGTACCGCTGCGGGCGGTGAAGGTGTCCCAGACCGATGGTCCGCGGCCGTCTTCCTTGGTGGCTCCCTCGATCTGGTAGGACGCCGTCGAGGCACCCCAGACGAAGTCCGTCGGCAGATGGTCCAGCTTCATCTACTGCAACCTCCCAAAATGTGAGTACTGCTCATGTTAGCCCGCTCGATGGGATGATGGAACGGTGAATCAAGATCGCAACTCGGGGTCGCTGCGCCGCCAGCCCGTGCAGAAGCGCAGCGCCGAACGTTTCGAACGGCTGCTGGACGCCTGCGCCGAACTCCTGGACGAGGTCGGCTACGCCGCTGTGACCACCAAGGAAGTGGCGCGCAGGGCCGAGGTGCCCATCGGCACCCTCTACCAGTTCTTCTCCGACCGGGAGGGGCTGATCGGCGCGCTCGCCGCCCGGAACCTGGAGGCCTTCCTGGAGCGGGTCGCGGTCCGGCTGGAGCGTGAGAAGCCGGATGACGTCCCGGGCGTCGTCGAGGTGGCCGTCGAGGAGTACGTCGCCATGCGCCGGACCGTCACCGGTTTCGGCGTGGTGGACTTCGGCGCGGTGGGCCGGGACCACACCCTCGATCCGGCCCTGGACAACAACACGGCGGTCGCCGGCCGGCTGCGCTCGCTGATCGGGTCCCGGTCCGGAGTCCAGGACGACGCCGAACTGGGGATCGCCATCCGGGTGGCCCTGGAATGCGCGGACGGCGTGCTGAGACTTGCCTTCCGTACCGATCCGCAGGGCGACCCCCAGCTGATCGCCGAGTGCAAACGAGTCCTCAACAGCTACCTGAACGATCGGGTCCGGTCGCTCGCGACACGTCGGGAAGCGCACTAGCGGACGCCCCTGACCTTCCAGACCAGTACCGCGCCCAGCGCGGACATGGCC containing:
- a CDS encoding GH1 family beta-glucosidase, whose amino-acid sequence is MKLDHLPTDFVWGASTASYQIEGATKEDGRGPSVWDTFTARSGTVRDGHTGDVACDHYHRYEEDLALMADAGLTGYRFSIAWPRIRPTGSGEVNLRGLDFYDRLVDGLLARGVEPVPTLFHWDLPQGLEDEGGWLNRDTAYRFAEYAAVVADRLGDRVQKWITLNEPFIHAVWGYGLGVHAPGRALFLDCLPVVHHQLLGHGLALRELRARGLHVMIANNCTPVWAASDAPADRAAAQAYDNLHNRLFNDPLLTGTYPDLSAYGADATLGGSVRDGDLDLISAPLDALGINYYNPTRIQAPTSEGLPFEEAPIEGYRRTAFDWPVVPDGLRELLVGLKERYPDLPPVYITENGCSVEDVVTADGTVPDLDRIDYLDSHLRAIDTAVAQGVDVRGYFTWTLMDNFEWAEGFHQRFGLVHVDHDTQVRTPKASFAWYRDLIRAQRG
- a CDS encoding TetR family transcriptional regulator codes for the protein MNQDRNSGSLRRQPVQKRSAERFERLLDACAELLDEVGYAAVTTKEVARRAEVPIGTLYQFFSDREGLIGALAARNLEAFLERVAVRLEREKPDDVPGVVEVAVEEYVAMRRTVTGFGVVDFGAVGRDHTLDPALDNNTAVAGRLRSLIGSRSGVQDDAELGIAIRVALECADGVLRLAFRTDPQGDPQLIAECKRVLNSYLNDRVRSLATRREAH
- a CDS encoding VOC family protein yields the protein MLTNVMYVTLYVTDQDRALRFYTEQLGLEKRIDFPNPGGRFLTVGVPGSPVEILLWTHSAAAGQPAEPVPGATPGPVILESDDLRADFKVFRDRGVTFDQPEPEDYGFGVRIETADPDGNRISLRERSRAGNGNGNGNG
- a CDS encoding phosphatase PAP2 family protein; this translates as MSLLALDGPAVDGHLYTWITGLAQRAPGWLDGLVTAWSDYGLALFAVLMAAAWWRARAAADPARTATALAAPLVVVIAFLADTGIKSLFREQRPCRTLHAVTLEACPPLGDWSFPSNHAAIAAAAAAALWVTDRRLAAIALPAALLMAFSRVWVGAHYPHDAVIGLVVGAVVAWLLTRTARRATPLVQRLRSSPLRPLVAPR
- a CDS encoding BlaI/MecI/CopY family transcriptional regulator gives rise to the protein MGDRNPERRAAGELEAGVPAALWAADGPLSPGRVQEMMGGSLARTTVTTVLSRLYEKGAVTRKRSGRGFVYVPTEDASGLTARRMHAELAKDRDRGAVLSRFVSQLSGEDERLLRALLDGEGDPA
- a CDS encoding phosphatase PAP2 family protein, translating into MRSATRWGLAAVLCAVLFAVLTALVAARHGSPYPLDESVHRWSVQHRPAAAVAFARAVTTTGTGPVPYLCAVTAGLVAGWGRGVRGRLLTAAGALGFLLLVQGMRYAVLYGVARPRPPVADRVTHASGFSFPSGHTTTSALVAGLLAWAVWRTASPAAARLGWVLLACWAVTVGLTRVYLGVHWPTDVLGGWLYALTWLAAAMAVDAGVGRGRA
- a CDS encoding SDR family oxidoreductase, which produces MSETKIALVTGANKGIGYEIATGLGALGYRVGVGARDEARLEAAVEKLRAAGVDAFGVPLEVTSDHSVTDAAGLIERQAGRLDVLVNNAGISGESGPGWVQDPTALDLDVVRTVVETNVLGVIRVTNAMLPLLRRSTSPRIVNVSSGVASLTRQADPNIEIGPIMAAYAPSKSYLNAITVQYARQFAGTDILINAACPGLVATDFTGFHGSRTPEQGAAIAIRLATLPDDGPTGSFFEDDGAIPW
- a CDS encoding methyltransferase domain-containing protein, with amino-acid sequence MTVSDRYRASWDGFWEQSSGEPGEPFWDADPALTARRDLDHLAPYADHSLPVADLGCGNGTQTRFLATRFAGAVGVDLSAAAVAHARRADPDGAAAYEQLNLADPVQAGDLHERLGDTNVYMRAVLHQSDPEDRPAVAAAVARLVGAHGRALVLEPTGEAKDVIAAIAARPGGPSPKLRRVKEHDLRPGEVAEGEVAALLRAAGLTVLDEGTTALAMSETRPDGSPVELPARWFVAGRP
- a CDS encoding glutaredoxin domain-containing protein; the protein is MMRAWILPMLLVLCGSVVATGLIAKGDPGTAAALLPGFLVLAGMNSPLIFPRSIGAREAQRRSAADGRPVVFWRPGCKYCIRLRIRLGRSARRLHWVDIWSDPAGAAAVRAANDGNETVPTVFVAGRPHTNPEPEWVREQLAPTV